Sequence from the Mesorhizobium sp. PAMC28654 genome:
GCGACAAGCGCAAGATCGCCCGGGCGCTTGTCGCCGACAGGAACGCATGCAAGGACGATGTCGCCTGCATCGTCAGCGCGCAGAACAATGCCCTGCAGACATATGGTCAGACGCCGTCATGGGTGCAGGACTACAATGTCGCGCTGATCGGCAAGAAGGCACTCGACGTTGCCGCGCAGGGCTCGAAAAACGCCGATCAACCGCTGCCATCCTCTATCGGACAGTGCGCGTCCACCCACATCAAGACGCTGACCACCCGGCTCGGCGACGATCCTCTTGAAACCGCAAGCCCCGATGCCGGCAGTGCCGCGACCTTCACCAATGGTGGTTCGGCGGTCTCCTATGATCGCGAACCGGGCCTTGCCAGTTCCAAGGTCGGCGATCCCGTCATCATGTGCCTGATCTCTATCCCGAGGGACTGCCCCACGGATGATGAACGCGGCCGCGTCTACTACTCCGTCGATCTCACGGCAAATGGCACATGGGCCTTGCCGGACTCTGAGCATTTGTGCGGCGGAGCCTGACCGACTCGCAGCCGAATAACCGACACCAGCCGATCGCACGCTTCCGCGCCATGTGTACACGCGCCCTTGCGCGGACACGCCTTTGATGGCTGACTGCGAACGACACTGCACCACACGGGAGGGTGGGCATGGCGGGGCACGTCCTGAAGCGCATCCTGATGATGTTCGCTGGCTATCTGGTCGCGGTGCTGGTCGGGCTCCTCGCCGTGGCCGGGATTTATGCGCTCCTCAGTTCGCTGCCGAATGCGCCGGAATATTTCGACGTCATGGGCGTGACGCCGATCGCGGCGCTCGTCGTGCCACCGCTCGGCATGTTCATCTATTTCCTGACGATCATACTCACCGGCATGCAGACGCTCCTCTTCGCGCTGATCGCCGAACTCTTCGCCCTGCGCAATTTCCTGCTGCACATGGTGTTTGGCGCCGCGTCGGCGGCGGGTGGCTTCGCTCTGATCTGGCCGGATGCCGACATCAACCCGGAACGATGGCCTGACATGGGCATTGTTGCCGCATCTGGCCTCATTGCGGGGCTGGTCTATTGGCTGATCGCCGGGCGGGACGCCGGCTTTCGGCGTCCACTTTTTGCCCGCTAGGCCTCAACTCGCCGGCGAGCGCACCGATTCCGTTGCGTCCAGGGCCTGCATCAACTTGGTGTCGCGGTCGTAGATGTCGTTGAAGTACTCCACCTTGCCGGACATGTCCGGCCATGCGGTGAAATAGGCGACGTAGACGGGAATCGTGCGCGTGACATTCTCGGTCGAATGTCCGTGCTTCAGCGTCTCGGCGATATTGTCAACCGAAGTATCGAGCACGGCCGCGGCCATGCCGCGCGGATCCTGCAGGCGAACACAGCCATGGCTCAGCGCACGCATGTCCTGTTTGAAGAACGATTTCTGCGGCGTGTCATGCATGTAGATTGCGTGCTTGTTGGGGAACAGGATCTTCAGTTCACCCAGCGCGTTCGCCTCGCTTGGTTGCTGGCGTACATTGTAAGGAATGTTTGCGCCGTAGGCCCCCCAATTGATCGATGATGAAGGGATGCGCTTGCCACGCGTATCGGTCACCTCGTAGCCGGACCTGTCGAGATAACCGGGATCGCTGCGAAGGCGCGGCAGCATCTCGTTGACGATGATCGACTGCGGCACGCCCCAATAGGGGTGGAAATCGACCTGCTTGATCTTGTCGTAGAAGAACGCCGTCTGGTTGGTGGTCCTGCCGATGACCGTACGGGTCTTCAGCTTCTCCTCGCCATTGTCGATATAGCTTGCGGTGAAGGCAGGCTGGTTGATGAAGACGCGGGGACTGCCGAGGTCGGAAGGCAGCCAGCGCAGCTCTTCCAGCGCGACTTGCACCTTCTGAAGCCTGTCGGCCTTGGACGTTCCGGCGAGCGACGCGACCGTGCGGCCCAATAACGCCGTCACCCTTCATTCCGGCTCTTTTTTGCACCGCCTCGATGACCGGCACCAGCTCCGGAACATAGACTTCGCTGTTGACGAGCCTGGACAGGATCTCGCCATAGGAGCCGCCCATATCGTCGTCGAGATTGCGCGCGATCAACGTCAGCAGCTTCGGCAACTCGGGGCTGGTCTCACCGGGCTTCAGCAGCAGTTTGGGATCGACGACGATCTCGTTCTCGGCGCTCGCCTGCAGCGATTCCAATTCGACGCGCAGGGCCTGATATTCGGCATTCTGCGGGTGCCGGGATTCGAGATAGGTGCGGACCTCCTGGGTGTGCGCCAGCGTTTTCAGCACACCTTCCATATCGATCGGCTTGGCCGGAAAATCATAATAGGCGGTCATGCGATTTGGATCGACGCGGCCGCTCTGGGCATCGTGAGCGTAACGTAACACGCGGGCGGAAAGGGCCATTTCGAAGCGGAGGAGTTGCTTCATTTGCGCTGCCGGGTCGGCTGTCGATGCTGCGCCCGTGGGCACCTCGACCGTGTAGTCAGCCGGCGTGAGGCCGTAGCTTGCAGCCTCGCCAAGCACGCGCACCGCGTCCTGTGCTCGGCTGTTGGCGCTGGTTCCTGTCACCCAGATGAAATCTGGATTGGCCGTGTAGTAGGCAATCAGCGCCTTGGCGATGTCAGGCTCGGCATAGAGTTCATAGTCGCCAAGTCCGGCAAC
This genomic interval carries:
- a CDS encoding lysozyme inhibitor LprI family protein; the protein is MRSSSRTAVWLALVLVGVGSGSARADGPSFDCRKATLPAEKAVCADRQLSAIDALIAKAFRDFKPAFGGDKRKIARALVADRNACKDDVACIVSAQNNALQTYGQTPSWVQDYNVALIGKKALDVAAQGSKNADQPLPSSIGQCASTHIKTLTTRLGDDPLETASPDAGSAATFTNGGSAVSYDREPGLASSKVGDPVIMCLISIPRDCPTDDERGRVYYSVDLTANGTWALPDSEHLCGGA